Genomic window (Roseivirga sp. 4D4):
TAATTGATGCTGATCCGGATGACGATTGGGATTGGGCCAATGAGCTCAGAAGATATCCAGCGTGGAGAGAGCAACTCTTGGTCGAGTTGGATGGACGACCTCTGGGCTTTCTTCAAATCATAGACCCATATTTAGAGGATACCCATTACTGGGGCGATGTAGATCAGAACCTAAGAGCCATCGATATCTGGATTGGTGAAGCTGATGACCTGGGTAAAGGTTATGGGACAGAAATGATGCGACAAGCCATTGAAAGGTGCTTTGCATCGCCCAAGGTGACAGGGATACTAATTGATCCATTGGTTACAAATGTTAAAGCCATTCGATTCTATGAGCGAATGGGCTTTGAATTTGTGGAACATCGTGATTTTGATAGCAGTCATTGCGCAGTCTATAAACTTCAAAAATCGAAATGGAAAACAAAATAGTCATTAGACAGGCCAGAGTCTCAGATAGTAAGAAGCTCTCAATACTCTATAAAACCGTATACATTCAAACATACGGCACTGAGGGAGTCTCAGATGAGTTTGCCAACTTTATCACAGTACAATTTGATCCCCAAAGAATTGAGAAGGTTATCATAGAAGATTCTGAGTGCATAATAGTCGCTGAGTTTAACAACAACATTGTTGGTGTAGCGGAAATTGAATTTGACAAAACGAGTCCTGTCGGTGACTTTGAAGCACCTGAACTAAATAAACTTTACATACTTGACTGGTTCTGTGGAAAAGGTGTCGGATCAAAGCTCATGGCGGCTGTTGAAGAATTGATTGTTTCAAGGGGAATAAAACATATCTGGCTATGGGTATTAGTTTCAAATCAAAGAGCAATCTCCTTCTACGAGAAACATGGGTTCCAGTGGATTGGTAATGCCCTATTCCCAATGGAAACTAATACTTATGAAAATAAAGTCATGCGAAAGTCCCTGGTCTAAATTATTATAAAAGAATCATTTAACTTATCGATAAAACTCATTTTACGATCATAAGTATGTCTCTCACCAATCTAAAATCAGTAAAGAAACAGTTCGAATACTATAAATCACTCGGTGAAAAAACCTTCGCCCAAATCAGCGATGATGATCTCTTTTTCGAGTACAACGAACACAGTAATTCAATAGCTGTCACTGTCAATCATCTTTGGGGCAATATGCTCTCACGTTGGACAGATTTTTTGACAAGTGATGGGGAGAAGGAATGGCGTAATCGGGATCAAGAATTTGAATCTATCATTAAGACCAAAGAAGAACTCTTAGATAAATGGAACGAAGGGTGGGCTTGTGTCTTTAACGCCTTGGACTCAGTCAATGAAGATAACTTTGACACCAAAGTCTACATCCGCAATCAAGCACATAGCATTATGGATGCAGCACTGCGCCAACTCGCTCACTATGCCTATCACATTGGGCAGATTGTCTACGTAGGCAGAATGCTATCTAAAGACTGGAATAGTCTTACAATCCCAAAAGGCAAATCGAAAGAATTCAATCAGGCCAAATTTGCCAAAGGCAAGCATGATGGTCATTTTACTGATGATATAAAGTAGATTTGACAGAGAAATACTACATCGTGTGAGCTGAACTAATTGCTAAAACTGTCCTCCTCTTGGAGGAGCCTGCCTGCCGCAAGCAGGGTGTCCGAAGGACGGAGGAGGTTAACCTTCTTAAGTACTCCCCCCTGGTTCGCACTTGTAGTGCGGACCTACCTTAGTTATATAATTAAAACACTTCAAGTGATAGATAAGAACAGCACTCAATACAAGTCTGCCTGACGGCAGACAGGTGAGCGCTAGGCAGTATATAAAACCCAAGGGGTTTCTTGGGACTATTAATCCTCCCCCTGCTGCGCCTCCCCCTGGTTCGCACTTGTAGTGCGGACCCACCTTAGATATAATTTATAAGATAAAAACAGCACTCACTACAATTGAGCGCTAGGTAGAGAAGATTACCCAAACAATGCCCCTGCAATCGTAGCCGTCATCATAGTGGCCAGTGTTGCAGCCATTAAGGCACGCATTCCCAGTTTAGAAAGATCTCCCTGACGCGAAGGCGCCAAACTACCAATCCCTCCTATTTGAATGGCAATGGATGAAAAGTTCGCAAAACCGCAAAGTGCATAAGTAGAAATCACTATGGCCTTTTGACTCAAGACGCCTGCCTCTTTCATTTCTGCAAGGCTTAGGTAAGCCACAAATTCATTGATCACAGTCTTTTGCCCTATCAAACTTCCTACTTGCAATGTCTCAGCCCAGTCTACTCCCATGGCAAAGGCAAAGAGTCTAAAACCCTGTCCCAAAATATATTGAAGGCTAAAGCCATCGAAGACGCCATTAGTCGACTCTACTACAAAACTGTTAAGGCCAGTCCATTCACCAACACCATCTACTAGAATCCAGTTTACAGAATAGATCACTGCAATAAAGGCCAATAGCATTGCACCAATATTGGCTGCAAGCTTTAAACCATCGCTCGCTCCACCCGCCAATGCGTCAATTACATTAACACCAATCTGGTCTTTGCTCACTTTTAATTCTTCATCCACCTCTTCCTGCTCTGGAAGGAAAATCTTAGCCATCAGAATGGCGGCAGGTGCATTCATAATTGAAGCACTCAGAAGATAGGTAGCAAACTTGGCCTGCTGTTCTGGATCCCCTCCACCAAGAAAAGACACATAAGCGCCAAGCACAGAACCTGCGATAGTTGCCATCCCTCCTGTCATCAGACAGAGAAGCTCAGACTTGGTCATTTTACCAATAAATGGTTTGACGAGCAGCGGGGCTTCCGTCTGTCCAAGGAAGACATTACCCGCAGCAGACATTGACTCCGCTCCTGATAAGCGCATCGTCTTAGCCATTACCCAGGCGAAAACATAAACGATTTTCTGAAGAATGCCCAAATAATAAAGACCCGCTGTGATCGCAGAAAAGAAAATCACAGTAGGAAGGGCCTGAAAGACAAAAAGAAAACCCAAGCTATGGCTTACTCCCTCCACAGCGTCACTGTTCTTAGCCAAATCACCATAAAGAAACTCAGCTCCATTCAGCGCGAAGCTCAAAAAGGATACAAAACCCCGACTGACGAAGTCGAACATGTTCTTGACAAAGGGCACTTCTGCAATCAAGAGGGCAATAACTACTTGCATAGCAATGCCTACTCCAACAAGTCGCCAACTGATGGCCTTTTTATTGCCGGATAGCAAATAGGCTATTCCGATCAACACTAAAAGGCCAATAATCGCTCTTATGATATCCATTTTTATTAGGGCATGGAAAGGTGTATTAAATAAAATGACGTCATTCTGAACTCGTTTCAGAATCTTATTTACAAAATTCGGTAGATCCTGAAATCAATTCAGGATGACGTTCTATTACAACCCTTTCAGGATTAACTTCTCTTATTTATCTCGTCTCTGATTTTGGCAGCACGTTCATAATCTTCAGCATTCAATGCCTCATCCAACATCTCATTTAGCTTTTCTAATGAAAAGTCCTGAAGTCTTTCATCAGATTTAGAAACAAGAATAGGTTCTTCACTCTCCTCTTCCAACAGCTCTTCCTCATCTGTCAAAATGATTCCCGCTTCAGCCAAAACAGATTCATGGGTATAAAAAGGTACTTCGAATCGAATACCAATGGCGATTGCATCTGACGGTCTGGCATCTACTTCAATTGTCTTGATTCCATCCGTACAAACAATTTTGGCAAAGAAAACACCTTCCTTGAGGTCGGAGATAATGATCTCTGTCACTTCAAAGTTAAACCCATGAGCAAACGACTTAAACAAGTCGTGTGTCATGGGTCTATTTGGTGTTATTTTCTCAATTTCAAGGGCAATCGCTTGCGCCTCAAACATACCGATGATAATTGGTAGTCTTCTTTCTCCTTCGACCTCACCTAGTACCAGGGCAAAAGAGCCCGTAGTTTGGGACTGGCTTGAAGAAAGCCCAAGAATTTCAATCTGTACCTTACTCAATGCTAAAAAATCTAAGCTATTGTGCCGCTTTCAGCGCCTCATTCAATTTAGGTAAGACATCAAAAGCGTCTCCTACAATACCATAATCGGCAGCTTTGAAGAAAGGAGCTTCTTCGTCTTTATTAATTACGACAATATACTTAGAAGAATTGACACCTGCCAAGTGCTGAATAGCGCCTGAAATACCAACAGCAACATATAGTGTCGGACTTACCTTCACACCAGTTTGACCAACGTGCTCATGGTGAGGTCTCCAGTCCATATCTGATACTGGTTTTGAACAACCAGTCGCTGCACCTAAAGTACCCGCGAGGTCTTCAATAATCCCCCAGTTTTCAGGTCCTTTTAGACCACGTCCTCCTGATACTACTATATCAGCTTCTGGAAGTAACACATCACCTTCTGCCTTTTCAGTCGATGTGATTTTTGCACCAAACAAGCTATCATCAAGGCTTACACTAAAGGCTTCGACTGAAGCGGATCCGCCATCCTCTTTGATCTCTACTGCATTCTTCTTAATGGCCAAAACTTTCTTATCCGTAGTCATACTCACGTTTGCGAAAGCTTTACCTGTGTAAATGCTTCGCTTCACCTGAAAACCATTTGAAGTATCAGGCAATGAAACGACATTTGATACTAGAGAAGCACCTAATTTCATAGACACTCTTCCAACTACAGCATCTGCCAAGGAAGACTTAGCAGTAACAACTACATCAGCACCTGTTTCATTTGCAGCTGCTGCTATTGCCTCAGCGTATGGCTGAATAAGCCCAGCATTTAACCTTTCGTCCGCAACGTGTAATACTTTCAATGCACCATTCTGCCCTGCAGTTGCTAGTTCATCAGCACTTACTGTACCCAATGCCAAAGCTGTAACATCACCTAAGGCTGCTCCATAAGAGATAGCTTCTCTTGAAGATTTTTTAATCTTACCGTCTTCTGTTTCTATAAATACTAAAACTGACATATCTCTTAGATTACTTTGGCTTCGTTTTTCAATAGGTCAACCAACTCACTTACATTGTCGGCATCAATCATTTTCACCGCTCCTTTTGCTGGTGGCAACTCATAGGCAGAAATCGCGCTATGAACAGTTGCATCTGAAGGCTCAACCACATTCAATGGTTTGGTTCTAGCCGACATAATTCCTCTCATATTAGGGATCTTCCACTCAGCGATCGGCTCTTGACAGCCTGCTACAAATGGTAGCGAGACTTCTAACTTCTCTTTACCCCCTTCTATCTCTCTGGTAATCTTTGCATTACCTCCCTCAACTTCAAGTTGCATCACTGGTGAGAATGAAGGCAATCCCAACAGCTCTCCAACCATACCATGCACCATACCTCCGTTGAAATCGATAGACTCACGACCCATCAAAATCAAATCATAATCTCCTTCTTTAGCAATAGCCGCAATCTGATTTGCCACAAAGAATGAATCCGATGGAAAGGCATTCACACGAATGGCCTCATCAGCTCCAATTGCCAAAGCTTTTCTAATGGTTGGATCGCTATCCGCTTCACCAACGTTCAATACTGTAATTTTCCCTCCGTTCTGCTCTTTCAACTCAACAGCTCTTGCCAATGCATAATCATCATAAGGACCTATGATAAACTGTACACCATTCTTATCGAATTCGGTGTTGTCATTGGTAAACGCAATGCGTGAAGTAGTGTCAGGAACATGTGTGATACAAACTAATATGTTCATGCTTACTTGTTTAATGATTTTAGTATCAACTGTATGATTGTCATTCTGGTTTAGCTCGAAAGCAGTTAATCAGACAAATGACGAATAAAGACAAGCTAGATGCCTAAATTTGCCCCGAAGATAGCCAATAAACAAGTAAATAAAAACGGAGTAGGCCGAATGAATCAAACCCGAATAGACTTACTGAAAAAGTACATCGAAGAAGAGCCAAATGATCCCTTTAATCATTATGGTTTGGCCTGTGAATACCTATCTAACAAACCGGAAGAAGCCTTAAAAATTTTTCGAGAATTGCTGGCCCATCATGCCGATTATCTCCCCACCTATTATCAAGCAGGCCAGCTCTTGGAAGCTTTTGAAGAAGAGGAAGAAGCACTGAAAGTCTATGAACTGGGTATGACTTTGGCCAAAGCACAAAACAATTCTAAAACCTTTCAAGAGCTCAACTCTGTACACCAGAATTTGCTCTTTGAAATGGATTAACTATAATTGATTCCTTCTAGATAAGTCATTGGGACAATACATGATGGAATTTGGAAAAACATGTCGCTGGATACTCTCCGCACTAACCCTACTGATTATCAGTCACCTATCCTATGCTCAAGAAATAGATGAGCAGGAACTATTGTCCAGAATGCATAGGGATATTTCAAACCTTGTGAACTCTGGGAAGGCCGATACTGTCAAGAAGCTTGGTTTCGCGGGTAAGGACTTGGCCTTGAAGCTTGGGAATCAAAACGAGTTAGCCTATTTCAATTATATGCTTGGAGCAATTTATCGATATGAGTCTCCTATTGTTTCGAAGCAATACTTGGATACAGCCTTGTCAATCTCCAAAAAGGTGGATTATAAGGTGGGAGAAATGCTTGCCTACAGTTCATTAAGCAAGCTAATGGTCAACCGAGGGCAATATGACAGTGCACTGCTTTACGAACATAGAAGTACAGAGATTCTCAATAGTTTCCCAGACTCCGAGAAAAAATTTAGAGAATTAGTAAAGTCCCATAATAGCCTTGGGGTCATCTACAGAAATAAAACGGACTTTGTTAAGTCAATGAAGGCTTTCACTGATGCATATGCCTTGGCCCTCAAATACGGTCATATTAATCTTGCCAACTATGCCAAACTAAACATCGCCTCAACCAACAGGTCGATGGGCCGTTTTGAAGAGGCTAAAATTCATTATGGTAAGGTGGTGGCATATTCCGATTCGGTTGATAATGCACAACTCAAAACCTGGTCTTTTCTAGGCCTAGCAGAGTTAAGCGCCATGGATTTAGATTACAATAAATCCTTAGACTATTACAGGCAAGCTATAAAAATCTCAAAAAGAGATAAAAACACCAGTCTCAGAGAAATCTCACTTCAAATTGGCAATGTTTTTACAAAGCTTGGACAGTTAGACAGTGCCAACTTTTACATAGACCTTGCAGAAACACTTGTAGTCGAAGATAAGAATGACGCCTATTATATAGAATTAAGAATAGCTCGATCTTATGTTGACATGGCAAATGAAAACCTTAGTGCAGCCCAAAAAAAATTAGAAGAAGCACTAGTTAAGACACAGGAAAAAGTATTACCAAATCAGGAAGCAGTAATACTAGAGTTACTTTCAGATCTATACGCCCAAAAGGAAGATTTTCGAACGAGCTATAAATACTTCAAAGCATTTAAAGTATTGGATGACAGCATCTTCAGCTCAAAAAACTTGCATAGTATTAACTCTATACAGTATCAGTTTGACACCGAAATAAAAAATCAGAAAATCACAAACCTGGAACAATTAGCAAATAATCAAACCATCCAGATTCGGAGCAAGAATAAGCTAATACTCATTTCGGTAATTGCCTTTGCCCTTTTGATAAGTCTGATCTATGTTATCTACAAACAGAAAGTCGATCATGCTAAGAGTAATGAACTACTTGCCAAACTAAAACTATCAAATGCACAACTGAGCCCGCATTTTCTCTTTAACTCGTTGAGTGCAATTCAACAGCTCGTCTTGGAAAACCACAAACCACTGGAAACGGCAGATTACCTCTCCAAATTTTCAAGACTTACGAGAAAAATGCTAGAGTTTACCGAATTGGAGAGCATTAGCCTAGAAGATGAATTGACCTTTTTGGAGAACTACCTTTCTCTACAAAAACTGAGGTTTGGAGAGCGGTTTGAGTTTGAAATCAATACTCCAAAAGACCTGTTCACAAGTAACTTTTACATTCCACCATTAATCACACAACCATTCGTGGAGAATTCCCTTGAACATGGTTTCAGAGGATCAAAAGACAATAATAAGATTACAATTAACATTATTGAGACTCAAAGGGGAATTCAGCTTGTGATTGAAGACAATGGTGTTGGCATTGATTCAACCCTGCACCTAAAGAGTGAATTAAAAGAATCCAAAGCGCTGAGCTTGACCAAAGGGCGGATTAAATTCTGGGAACGAAAAACAGGAATGACAACCTCTATGGACATCTCTGATCTCTCTAATATTATTCCTGGAGCTCATGGAACGAGAATCACACTAACATTTCCCGGTTTATGAAAGCGATTATCATTGATGATGAACAGCATGCTCATGCCATTATTAAGAATTACCTAGCGCTTGAGCCCTACCCTATAGAAATCATAGGTTCTGCATTTAGTGTTCACGAAGGGGTGGCTTTAATCAAAAAGGCAGCTCCAGACCTAATCTTCTTGGACATTGAAATGGAAGATGGAACAGGTTTTGACCTTTTGAATAAAATAGGGACTCCTTACCCCAATGTAATTTTTATCACGGCTTATAACCACTTTGCTGTTCAGGCATTTCAGTTCAATGCCATCGATTACCTTGTCAAACCCCTTGATCATAGCCTATTCAAACAAGCGATTGATAGAGCAAAAAATCAATATGACTTTAATATAGTTCATGAACAGTTAGAGTTATTGAACGAATCATTGCGATCTAATAAGTTGGGCAAGAGAATCGTCCTAAGAGATGCAGAGAGTATCCACTTTGTTGACACAAGCGATATTCAGTACTGCAGTGCAGAAGGAAGCTACACTGCTTTTCATCTCAAAGATGACTCCAAAATCATTGTATCAAGGCACTTAAAGGAATATGAATCATTGCTACTTCAATTTCAATTTTTGAGAATACATCGATCCTATATTATCAATGGTCTTGAAGTTAGTAGGTACGATAAAGCGGAAGGAAACCTTATCCTGAAGGGAGGCGCTCGTCTGCCTATATCAATAAAGAAGGAACAATTACTTAAGCTTCTTTCTAGCACTTAAGCTCCTTTACCAAAAAAAGAACGGTGCTTATCAACAAACGGGGTAGCAACGTCAATAATTCCATTTTCCCATAACCTTATGGGTCATCTTAAGCACAATAAAATTGTGTGAAATGATGACTATAACTTTTACGAAGCGCCTTTGGTGCTGCATCCTACTTTTGTTTAGCGGCCTACTTTTTTACGGTTGCAAAGATGATCCTAATCCTCAGGAAGAGAGATTAAAAGAACTGACGGCTACTTGGGAAACCACAAGAGTCACTAATGACGCGGTTGACGTTACTGCTCAATTCAGCGATTTTGAGTTAACACTGAGTTCGGAAAGAACATTCAGCACCGTTAATGGAGGTAACCCCTGGCCAGCTTCAGGCACTTTTTCATTTATAGATGAGACTAATCTTGATGTTATCAGAAGAAGTGACGGGGTTGAGGTAAGAATAGTGGAAATCTCAGCCACCACATTGTCTCTCTCCTTTTCAATTAACTCCGTCAGAAGTGGCATAGACGGAATCACCGGAAACTTCACCTTTTCACTTTCAAAACAATAGACATGAAGAATATCTACATTATAAGAGTAATCTATATGATCCTTCTAGTCTGTACTACACAGTCTTTAATGGGTCAAAACTATTTCAACTGGGGAATATCCTTAGGAAATGTAAACGAAAATGAAGTAAGCGACCTAGCTGTCGATGACAGTGAAAATGTATATATCATTGGTACGTTGGAAGGGACAATAGATATGAACCCTACGACTGCAACCAATAATGTCTCACCAGTTGGTGGCAAGGCCGTGTATTTAACCAAATATGATAAGAACGGTGTATTCCAGTGGAGTACCGTAATAGAGGCCGAATCTGGTACTGATCTTGCCCTAAATGGCAGTGGGAGTATTATTGTTACCGGCACGCTCATTGGGTCAGCGACCATAGGAAGTATCACTTTGACGAATACGGAATCTAACACTGCCACGGCCAGTTTCATCGCTGGCTTTGACACTAGTAACGGTAGCTATCAAGGTGGTCGCGTAATTGAGGGGACCGGAGTTCAGGAAACCTTTGATATAAAGGCTAAAGACGGTTTTATCTACCTTGCTGGTTCTTTTACCAATACGATAAATCTCGGTTCAGCCCTATCCGCTGGTGAATCTACACAACGTGGTAATGCCAAAGACTTCTTCATAGCGAGGTTCAATAACACTGGAGGTATTGACTGGGCCAAAACTGTAGCCACAAATGGGGGAGCAAACAGAATTGAAGAGATAGAGCTGGATAATGATGGTGGTCTTTATCTAGGTGGAATACTAAGAGAAAATCTAAACTTTGACACAGGCATCAATCTCTCGGCCGCTTTTGATCCTATAAACAAAGGCTTCATTACCAAACTTGATACAGCAGGTAGTCTAAAATGGTTCAGGAGAACCAGACGTACTGATCTGCCCGGTTCTCTTTTCTCTCCTTCAACAATAAATTCTATCGAGATAGATAGCCATGGAAACGTCTCAGGTGTAGGTCACGTCACTTTCGATGTCAGAATGGATCCTTTTAGTTCCATCCTCAACACTCAAAATTCAACTACTGATATTTTCATTGTAAAATTCACGTCAAATGGTTCGCCGATAAGCATGAATCACATAGGTGCTCCTGGTACACTCACTGGAGTAAGACATGCGGTAGATGACAATGACAACTATATTATCATTGGTAATGGCCAAGACAGCAACAATGATTTTGACCTGGGTTCTGACACCCATAGTGTATCATTCAGCTCAGCCGAACGAGATATCTTTGTAGCCAAATATGACAGTTTGCTCAACTTTCAATGGGCGGACGGATTTATTGGAAATAGCCTACTGGATCGCGCAGAAGGACTAGCTGAAAAGAATGGGAATATTTATGTAGCTGGATATCATGAAGGTGGAATTGATGTCGAATTTGGGCCAGGAAATACTGTACTGAGCACGCAAGGAGGCAGAGACATGTTCGTTGCAAGTATCAACAGTGTCTCAGTTTTCAATCAGGAGATCAATCTCTGTGATGGACAGTCAGTACAAGTCGGTGGTAATTCATACAACCAGATTGGCACTTACCAAGACCTCTTTACTGCAGGCTCCGTTTCGGGTAATGACTCCATTGTGAACACTAATATCATGAGTATACTTCCACCGATTACCCTTACTGTAAGCACAACGGACAATCTATGTAATGGAGAAAGTAATGGTTCTGCTACCGTGGTAGCGAGTGACAATAACACCAGAAATTACACCTACAGTATCGATGGAAGCGCCTTTCAGACCTCTCCTACTTTTGATAATCTGAGTGCTGGGAATTACACGATCATAGCCAAAGACTCCGACAGTTGCAGTGCCAACATTAACCTCACTATAAACGAGCCAAGTCCTTTTAGCGGAGCACCTTCTGTCATTGATAACGTGTGCAGCGATGGTACCAGCGGCCAAATTACCATCAATGTGACTGGAGGTACCGGCACGCTTATGTACAGCATCGATGGGACAAATTTTCAGGCGTCCAATGTATTCGATAATCTGGCTACTGGTGATTATGATATTACAGTCAAGGATGCCAATGATTGTACTGTTTCAGGGCAAGTCACGGTTGGGGCACCCACGGCACTAACACTTTTGGAAGACACTAAGATAGATCCAAAATGTATGGGCAGTTCAGATGGGTTAATAGATGTATTCGCCACGGGTGGTACTGGCCCATACACCTACAGTATTGATGGCACTAATTTCTCAAATTCGAATACCTTTGGTAGCCTTAACTCGGGCGACTATTCAGTTACTGTTAAAGATGCCAACAATTGTACGAGCACTTTGCAAATCACACTAACCGACCCATCTCCACTGGTCATAGTACAATCTGCGATCACTCCCATCGACTGTAATGGTGCATCGACTGGTGGCATTACAATACAAGGACAAGGTGGCACTCCTGGATACCAATACGCAATAAATGGAGGTAGTTTACAATCGAGTGGGGCCTTCACAGGCTTAGCGGCAGGAACTCACACTTTTACAATTCAAGATGCAAATGGTTGTACCCATACTGCAGACATAACATTAAGTGAGCCAGCTCCTTTTTCTATATCATCAACTATTACACCCATAACGTGTAATGGAGATGCCAATGGAGTAATCACTATTGATCAAGTACAAGGAGGCACGAGTCCGTATCAATATTCAATTGATGGCACGAACTTTCAAAACCCTGCTAGTTTCGGGAGTCTATCGCCTGGGGATTATACCATCACCATTATGGACGCAAATGGCTGTACCACAACAAGGGATTTCAGCATAACAGAACCGCCCCTATTTTCAGGTTCTGTACAAACAGTGACAGACGTCACTTGTCATGGTGAGTCTAATGGCGCGATTATAGTAAATGCTTCTGGAGGATGGAGTGGTGTCACATA
Coding sequences:
- a CDS encoding T9SS type A sorting domain-containing protein, with the protein product MKNIYIIRVIYMILLVCTTQSLMGQNYFNWGISLGNVNENEVSDLAVDDSENVYIIGTLEGTIDMNPTTATNNVSPVGGKAVYLTKYDKNGVFQWSTVIEAESGTDLALNGSGSIIVTGTLIGSATIGSITLTNTESNTATASFIAGFDTSNGSYQGGRVIEGTGVQETFDIKAKDGFIYLAGSFTNTINLGSALSAGESTQRGNAKDFFIARFNNTGGIDWAKTVATNGGANRIEEIELDNDGGLYLGGILRENLNFDTGINLSAAFDPINKGFITKLDTAGSLKWFRRTRRTDLPGSLFSPSTINSIEIDSHGNVSGVGHVTFDVRMDPFSSILNTQNSTTDIFIVKFTSNGSPISMNHIGAPGTLTGVRHAVDDNDNYIIIGNGQDSNNDFDLGSDTHSVSFSSAERDIFVAKYDSLLNFQWADGFIGNSLLDRAEGLAEKNGNIYVAGYHEGGIDVEFGPGNTVLSTQGGRDMFVASINSVSVFNQEINLCDGQSVQVGGNSYNQIGTYQDLFTAGSVSGNDSIVNTNIMSILPPITLTVSTTDNLCNGESNGSATVVASDNNTRNYTYSIDGSAFQTSPTFDNLSAGNYTIIAKDSDSCSANINLTINEPSPFSGAPSVIDNVCSDGTSGQITINVTGGTGTLMYSIDGTNFQASNVFDNLATGDYDITVKDANDCTVSGQVTVGAPTALTLLEDTKIDPKCMGSSDGLIDVFATGGTGPYTYSIDGTNFSNSNTFGSLNSGDYSVTVKDANNCTSTLQITLTDPSPLVIVQSAITPIDCNGASTGGITIQGQGGTPGYQYAINGGSLQSSGAFTGLAAGTHTFTIQDANGCTHTADITLSEPAPFSISSTITPITCNGDANGVITIDQVQGGTSPYQYSIDGTNFQNPASFGSLSPGDYTITIMDANGCTTTRDFSITEPPLFSGSVQTVTDVTCHGESNGAIIVNASGGWSGVTYSIDGTNFQSSGSFTNLVAGSYTIVAMDQFGCSIQLNATVNQPTPLQVQFEQVDVSCNGASDGQIAGIGSGGTAPYSYSLDGTNFQTTVFQGLSPGSYTLTLKDANECIETTTVNITEPNILTTSFSTTNAICHNEANGTITLTSMGGTSPYQYSLDGSSFQSSPEFTMLAARSYSVITRDANNCTITTAITVSQPDALVVSASLLDDNTISASATGGTGPYEYSLDGLVFQTSGTFSGLANGNYTVTVRDANACVSTIDQSLIVTSVNEPVQSVIVRIYPNPAKDLIQIKDVQKGDRITIADVNRQISERFQVNKSDEPFMIDISAFNEGVFILRIESGNGKPSVFKKFIKKY